A single region of the Pontibacter kalidii genome encodes:
- a CDS encoding SixA phosphatase family protein — translation MQRIILLCRHAEAYDPFPLQPDFERELTPLGQQQARNAGKWLREKFSKADAILASPANRANATARLIAGRLYFSEEQITYNPDLYNARESLLIRSLGELPDHVKQVLLVAHNPGITRLARELTDELQLGYLDPASVVAVVLELKQWQDIHVTTGLLLDHYKG, via the coding sequence ATGCAAAGAATTATACTTCTCTGCCGCCATGCCGAAGCGTATGACCCATTTCCGCTTCAGCCTGACTTTGAACGAGAGCTTACTCCACTTGGCCAGCAGCAGGCCCGAAATGCCGGTAAATGGCTACGTGAAAAATTTTCGAAAGCAGATGCTATTTTGGCAAGTCCGGCTAACAGGGCCAATGCCACAGCCCGCCTTATTGCCGGCCGCTTATACTTCAGCGAGGAGCAGATTACCTACAATCCCGACCTCTACAACGCCCGTGAGAGCCTCCTGATCAGGAGCCTGGGGGAACTGCCGGACCACGTGAAGCAGGTACTGCTGGTGGCCCATAACCCTGGTATAACCCGCCTGGCCCGCGAATTAACGGATGAACTGCAGCTTGGTTACCTGGACCCTGCCAGTGTGGTGGCTGTGGTCCTGGAACTAAAGCAATGGCAGGACATCCATGTCACGACCGGCCTGCTGCTGGACCATTATAAAGGCTAA
- a CDS encoding ParA family protein, giving the protein MKTNVVAVINQKGGTGKTTTTINLGSALSKLGKKVLLLDLDPQSNLSYSLAVTSPDATLADVFQGDRSINEVMVEKNGLWVVPGSNELVDIEISLVTQPEREKFLKSILAQAKGFDFILIDCPPSLSVLTLNALTAAQEVLIPLQMEVLTLQGLDQIMNTVQKVKKTFNSKLKIKGIVVVMFDMRRKLSLEVLEYLQENVKEKIFRSQIRMNVKLAEAPSFGKSVLDYDASSYGARDYAALAEEYLEA; this is encoded by the coding sequence ATGAAGACTAATGTAGTGGCCGTTATCAACCAGAAAGGCGGCACTGGCAAAACAACTACAACCATAAACCTGGGCAGTGCGCTCAGCAAGCTCGGCAAAAAAGTGCTGCTCCTGGACCTGGACCCGCAAAGCAACCTTTCCTACTCTCTGGCTGTTACCAGCCCGGACGCCACGCTGGCCGACGTTTTCCAGGGCGACAGGAGCATAAACGAGGTAATGGTAGAAAAGAACGGTCTTTGGGTAGTGCCTGGTTCCAATGAACTGGTAGATATTGAGATCTCTCTGGTGACGCAGCCGGAGCGGGAGAAGTTCCTGAAGTCCATACTTGCTCAGGCCAAAGGCTTCGATTTTATCCTGATAGACTGTCCTCCCTCGCTATCGGTGCTGACCCTGAACGCGCTCACTGCGGCGCAGGAGGTGCTAATACCTTTGCAGATGGAGGTACTGACGCTGCAGGGGCTCGACCAGATCATGAATACGGTGCAAAAGGTGAAAAAAACTTTCAATTCGAAACTTAAAATCAAAGGAATCGTAGTGGTGATGTTTGATATGCGCCGCAAGCTGAGTCTGGAAGTGTTGGAGTACCTGCAGGAGAACGTGAAGGAGAAGATTTTCCGCAGCCAGATCCGGATGAACGTCAAGCTGGCAGAAGCCCCCTCGTTCGGCAAAAGTGTCCTGGACTATGATGCATCTTCCTACGGAGCCCGCGATTATGCTGCGCTGGCCGAGGAATACCTGGAAGCTTAG
- a CDS encoding chemotaxis protein CheA — translation MKSREQEYKEIFIAEALEYFDALNRHISTLEREPESEETLAEIFRLLHNLKANSKAIGYLQISDVSHKLETAFSLIRNKELSFSDEVVKVLFDGIDLLGELIHNVDNPGYGEPDPLLLRNLDIIVENLSDSTIELAKVQKYNTSKNLALSELIYIQIKKLDHMMNLVGELMIDRDRVLSISRELNNDELKNVSSHLYRITEDLQYSVMDARLVNIGSLFNKFPRIVRDVASAEGKQVNLELQGHDIQIDRNILQIMADSLLHLVRNAITHGLEKPEERESKGKNKVGVLRLTAQSDRENVLLRLQDDGRGIDLKLVKRAAVEKQLISAESARGMADNEVLSLLFEPGFSTAKEVTEFSGRGVGLDVVKNAIDSIGGRINVNSEKGKGTTFSLQLPSSIAVKGALLFEVDSIYFAIPLIHTDQVVSLDKDELHEVGSVLIANLKGETVTVVYLNELLNAPEAEMNLGDKSRLNGQVQNIIIVSYNNRKLGLIVDKLYRQQDIVVKPLSKPLDQIDIYGGVTLLGTGKVCLVLDVPAITRYFVHRKQV, via the coding sequence ATGAAATCGAGAGAACAGGAGTATAAAGAAATATTTATAGCCGAGGCCCTGGAGTATTTTGATGCACTCAACAGGCATATCAGCACACTGGAAAGGGAGCCGGAGAGCGAAGAGACGCTGGCCGAGATCTTCCGTCTGCTGCATAACCTGAAGGCTAACTCCAAAGCGATTGGGTACCTGCAGATCTCGGACGTGTCGCACAAGCTGGAGACAGCCTTTAGCCTTATCCGGAACAAAGAGCTCTCGTTTAGCGATGAGGTGGTGAAAGTGCTGTTCGATGGCATCGACTTGCTTGGGGAGCTTATCCACAACGTGGACAACCCGGGCTATGGCGAGCCGGACCCCTTGCTGCTGCGCAACCTCGACATTATTGTGGAGAATCTCTCCGACAGTACCATCGAGCTGGCCAAGGTACAGAAGTATAACACTTCTAAAAACCTGGCGCTTTCTGAGCTGATTTACATTCAGATCAAGAAGCTGGACCACATGATGAACCTGGTGGGAGAACTGATGATAGACCGTGACCGTGTTCTTTCCATCAGCCGTGAGTTGAACAATGATGAGCTAAAGAACGTGAGTTCACATCTGTACCGCATCACAGAGGACCTGCAGTACAGCGTTATGGACGCACGTCTCGTAAATATAGGTTCGCTTTTTAACAAGTTTCCGCGCATCGTGCGGGATGTTGCCTCTGCCGAGGGCAAGCAGGTGAATCTGGAACTACAGGGTCATGATATACAGATAGACAGGAACATTCTGCAGATCATGGCGGACTCGCTGCTACACCTGGTGCGCAATGCCATCACGCATGGCCTGGAGAAGCCGGAGGAGCGCGAGTCGAAAGGCAAGAACAAGGTTGGCGTACTAAGGCTGACGGCACAGAGTGACCGCGAGAACGTTTTGCTGCGGCTGCAGGACGACGGCAGGGGGATTGACCTGAAACTGGTGAAGCGGGCGGCGGTGGAGAAGCAGCTTATCTCTGCGGAGTCTGCCCGGGGGATGGCAGACAATGAAGTGTTGTCGCTGTTATTTGAGCCGGGCTTCTCTACGGCAAAGGAGGTCACGGAATTCTCCGGTCGCGGCGTGGGGCTGGATGTGGTGAAGAATGCCATCGACTCCATAGGAGGCCGTATCAACGTAAATTCTGAGAAGGGGAAAGGCACCACCTTTAGCCTGCAGTTACCCTCTTCCATTGCAGTAAAAGGCGCACTGCTGTTCGAGGTGGACAGTATATACTTTGCCATCCCGCTGATACATACAGACCAGGTGGTGTCGCTGGACAAGGATGAGCTGCACGAAGTAGGCAGCGTGCTCATCGCCAACCTGAAAGGGGAGACCGTTACGGTAGTCTACCTGAACGAGCTCCTGAATGCCCCGGAGGCAGAAATGAACCTCGGTGACAAGAGCCGGCTGAATGGACAGGTGCAGAACATCATCATCGTGTCCTACAACAACAGGAAGCTCGGCCTGATTGTAGATAAACTTTACCGGCAGCAGGACATAGTGGTGAAACCGCTAAGCAAGCCGCTGGACCAGATAGATATATATGGGGGCGTCACGCTGTTGGGTACTGGCAAAGTATGCCTGGTATTGGATGTGCCGGCGATCACGCGCTACTTTGTACATAGAAAGCAGGTTTGA
- a CDS encoding HAMP domain-containing protein: MKLSKEKLISDVEAKEENKSAPRAKAEKGGATTSVAEAPAKPAAPTVVTDPSAEPAKPAAEKTAPAKKQRQGKLPSNPDYISDQLNRVLYALDAFKKGDVSVRLTKQNDDIFADIAEAYNSMVEMIGGVGGEVSRISKVAGVEGNLKARASAENASGFWKDMINNINGLVDSIAVPVLEVGKVLKNISRGNLDETFQIPVSGDFKVMAETINRTIDNLNLFAGEVTRVALEVGTEGRLGGQASVPNVAGVWKDLTDNVNTMASNLTFQVRDIANVATAVAKGDLTQKVSVDVKGELSELKENINRMVDSLNIFAGEVTRVAREVGTEGRLGGQAKVPNVGGVWKDLTDNVNTMASNLTSQMRDIANVSTAVAKGDLTQKITVNVRGEMAELKENINQMVDSLNIFAGEVTRVAREVGTEGKLGGQANVPRVEGTWKELTDNVNLMAGNLTSQVRDIANVATAVAKGDLTQKVSVDVKGELGELKDILNEMVDRLNVFGAEVTRVAREVGTEGILGGQANVPNVAGIWKELTDNVNSMASNLTLQVRDIANVATAVAKGDLSQKITVNVKGELADLKENLNQMVDSLNIFADEVTRVAREVGTEGKLGGQANVPNVGGTWKNLTDNVNTMASNLTSQVRDIANVSTAVAKGDLTQKVSVDVKGEMAELKENINRMVDSLNIFAGEVTRVALEVGTEGRLGGQANVPNVAGVWKDLTDNVNIMASNLTTQVRGIAKVATAVAKGDLSQKITVEARGELLDLKENLNQMVDSLNIFGDEVTRVAREVGTEGKLGGQANVPNVGGTWKDLTDNVNYMASNLTSQVRDIAKVATAVAKGDLSQKITVEARGELLDLKENLNQMVDSLNIFADEVTRVAREVGTEGRLGGQANVPKVRGTWKELTDNVNTMASNLTLQVRDIAKVATAVAKGDLTQKVSVDVKGELNELKENMNRMVDSLNIFAGEVTRVALEVGTEGRLGGQANVPNVAGVWKDLTDNVNTMASNLTTQVRGIVKVVTAVSKGDLTQKLMLQAKGEMADLADTINTMVVDLNRLAGEVSRVARVAGVEGKLTERATLQGVGGSWKELVDTLNDLLESIVTPVLDVSRVVRAISEGDLTQKVEAQTAGDILDMANALNLAVDNLNALLGEINDSSLVVGSSSEEMAGKGLEMNKVTLDVALAMQQMAEGAQNQALKTDQAFKLIEEIMKATKETANRAEVVNKSALLGEESSQIGLKTVAEVVKNMEEISSSAALTSKTIEVLSTRSQEISKSLGVITDIASQTNLLALNAAIEAARAGEAGRGFAVVAEEIRKLAEGSRKSASEIATLVEDVKKDTASAATAISTMEGRVLKGKNATFEASGAFKNIAASSGETLRTAQDILTATEVQKTTIGDVVKYVEEVVAIAEQTASGTQQVASTAKQLSGSMQELTSSSQNLNDIAADLQVSISAFKLIDGNLVFNERKALMASIPTNHQRKQRNQTGNKRVATDSPRKINDSIKLGGDGKKN; the protein is encoded by the coding sequence TTGAAGTTGAGTAAAGAGAAGCTCATCAGTGACGTAGAAGCCAAAGAAGAGAATAAATCCGCTCCCCGGGCGAAGGCTGAGAAAGGAGGCGCCACCACATCCGTGGCAGAGGCTCCTGCCAAACCAGCTGCCCCAACTGTTGTGACGGATCCATCGGCCGAACCCGCCAAGCCAGCCGCAGAGAAAACTGCTCCAGCCAAGAAGCAGCGGCAGGGCAAGCTGCCAAGCAACCCCGACTATATAAGCGATCAACTGAACCGGGTGCTTTATGCCCTCGATGCCTTTAAGAAGGGTGACGTGTCGGTGCGACTCACCAAACAGAACGACGATATTTTTGCCGATATAGCCGAAGCCTATAATTCGATGGTGGAGATGATCGGCGGTGTAGGCGGCGAGGTGTCGCGTATTTCGAAAGTAGCCGGAGTGGAGGGGAATCTGAAAGCCCGTGCCTCTGCTGAGAATGCTTCCGGCTTCTGGAAGGACATGATCAACAACATCAACGGCCTGGTGGACTCTATCGCGGTGCCGGTACTCGAGGTAGGCAAGGTATTGAAGAATATTTCCCGCGGTAATCTGGATGAGACCTTCCAGATTCCGGTATCCGGTGACTTCAAAGTCATGGCCGAAACCATTAACCGCACCATCGATAACCTGAACCTGTTTGCCGGGGAGGTAACCCGTGTGGCCCTCGAGGTAGGTACAGAGGGTAGACTGGGCGGCCAGGCATCCGTGCCGAACGTAGCCGGTGTGTGGAAGGACCTGACCGACAACGTGAACACGATGGCCTCCAACCTGACTTTCCAGGTGCGTGACATTGCCAACGTAGCAACGGCGGTGGCGAAAGGTGACCTGACGCAGAAGGTGTCGGTGGATGTAAAGGGAGAACTGAGTGAGCTGAAGGAGAACATCAACCGCATGGTGGACTCCCTGAACATTTTTGCTGGTGAGGTAACCCGTGTGGCCCGCGAAGTAGGTACGGAGGGACGCTTGGGCGGCCAGGCGAAAGTGCCTAACGTTGGCGGGGTGTGGAAGGACCTGACCGACAACGTGAACACGATGGCCTCCAACCTGACCTCTCAGATGCGCGACATTGCCAATGTATCTACTGCCGTTGCCAAAGGCGACCTGACCCAGAAGATCACGGTGAATGTGCGTGGGGAGATGGCCGAGCTGAAGGAGAACATCAACCAGATGGTGGACTCGCTCAACATCTTTGCCGGGGAGGTGACCCGCGTGGCCCGTGAAGTAGGAACCGAGGGTAAGCTGGGTGGCCAGGCCAATGTGCCACGAGTTGAGGGTACCTGGAAAGAGCTTACCGACAATGTGAACCTGATGGCAGGTAACCTTACTTCCCAGGTTCGCGACATTGCCAACGTAGCGACCGCGGTGGCCAAGGGTGATTTGACCCAGAAAGTTTCGGTGGACGTGAAAGGCGAGCTGGGTGAACTGAAGGATATCCTGAATGAAATGGTGGACCGACTGAATGTGTTTGGCGCGGAAGTTACCCGTGTAGCACGTGAGGTGGGTACAGAAGGTATACTGGGTGGTCAGGCCAACGTGCCAAACGTGGCCGGTATCTGGAAAGAGTTGACTGACAACGTGAACTCCATGGCCTCCAACTTGACACTGCAAGTGCGCGATATTGCTAATGTAGCGACTGCGGTGGCGAAAGGCGATTTGAGCCAGAAGATCACGGTAAATGTAAAAGGAGAGCTTGCCGACCTGAAGGAGAACCTGAACCAGATGGTGGACTCGCTCAACATCTTTGCTGACGAGGTGACCCGTGTGGCCCGTGAGGTAGGAACCGAGGGTAAGCTGGGTGGACAGGCCAATGTGCCGAACGTTGGCGGAACCTGGAAAAACCTAACCGATAACGTAAACACGATGGCTTCTAACCTGACTTCTCAGGTGCGTGACATCGCTAATGTATCTACTGCCGTTGCGAAGGGAGACCTGACACAGAAAGTATCGGTGGACGTGAAAGGGGAGATGGCCGAGCTGAAGGAGAACATCAACCGCATGGTGGACTCGCTCAACATCTTCGCTGGGGAAGTAACCCGCGTGGCGCTGGAGGTAGGTACCGAAGGACGCCTCGGTGGCCAGGCCAACGTGCCGAACGTGGCCGGGGTATGGAAAGACCTGACCGACAATGTAAACATTATGGCTTCCAACCTGACAACACAGGTGCGTGGTATAGCCAAAGTAGCCACCGCGGTAGCGAAAGGCGATTTGAGCCAGAAAATCACGGTTGAAGCCCGTGGCGAGCTCCTTGACTTGAAGGAGAACCTGAACCAGATGGTGGACTCGCTCAACATCTTCGGTGACGAGGTAACCCGTGTGGCGCGTGAAGTAGGTACCGAGGGTAAGCTGGGAGGACAGGCCAATGTGCCGAACGTAGGTGGGACCTGGAAAGACTTAACCGATAACGTGAACTACATGGCCAGCAACCTGACCTCTCAGGTACGGGATATTGCCAAAGTAGCGACCGCTGTTGCGAAAGGGGACCTAAGCCAAAAGATCACGGTAGAAGCTCGTGGCGAGCTCCTCGATTTGAAGGAGAACCTGAACCAGATGGTGGACTCACTCAACATCTTTGCTGACGAGGTAACTCGTGTGGCGCGTGAAGTGGGTACAGAAGGACGCCTCGGTGGCCAGGCCAATGTGCCGAAAGTACGTGGTACCTGGAAGGAGCTGACCGACAACGTGAACACGATGGCCTCCAACCTGACACTGCAGGTTCGTGACATCGCCAAAGTGGCCACGGCGGTAGCGAAAGGTGACTTGACCCAGAAAGTATCGGTGGATGTGAAGGGTGAGTTGAATGAGCTGAAGGAGAATATGAACCGCATGGTGGACTCGCTCAACATCTTCGCTGGGGAAGTAACCCGCGTGGCGCTGGAGGTAGGTACCGAAGGACGCCTCGGTGGCCAGGCCAACGTGCCGAACGTGGCCGGGGTATGGAAAGACCTGACCGATAATGTAAACACGATGGCTTCTAACCTGACAACACAGGTGCGTGGCATCGTAAAAGTAGTAACCGCAGTATCAAAAGGAGACCTGACGCAGAAGCTGATGCTGCAGGCGAAAGGAGAAATGGCTGACCTGGCCGATACGATCAATACCATGGTGGTCGACCTGAACCGCCTGGCCGGAGAGGTTTCCCGTGTGGCCAGAGTGGCGGGTGTGGAAGGTAAACTGACCGAGCGCGCCACGCTGCAGGGTGTGGGCGGAAGCTGGAAGGAACTGGTAGACACGCTTAACGACCTGCTGGAATCTATTGTAACACCGGTACTGGATGTATCACGCGTGGTACGTGCCATCTCTGAGGGTGATCTGACCCAGAAAGTAGAGGCCCAAACTGCCGGTGACATCCTGGACATGGCCAACGCGCTGAACCTTGCCGTTGACAACCTGAACGCTCTCCTTGGTGAAATCAACGACTCCTCTTTGGTGGTAGGTTCTTCTTCTGAAGAAATGGCTGGCAAAGGGCTGGAGATGAACAAGGTGACGCTGGATGTGGCACTTGCCATGCAGCAGATGGCAGAGGGTGCGCAAAATCAAGCACTCAAAACAGACCAGGCCTTTAAGCTGATCGAAGAGATCATGAAAGCGACCAAGGAAACGGCTAACCGTGCCGAGGTGGTGAACAAGTCGGCCCTTCTCGGTGAGGAAAGTTCGCAGATTGGTCTGAAGACAGTGGCGGAAGTGGTGAAGAACATGGAGGAAATTTCCAGCTCAGCAGCTCTTACGTCAAAAACGATTGAAGTACTGAGCACACGCTCGCAGGAGATATCAAAATCACTTGGTGTAATCACCGACATCGCCTCGCAGACAAACCTGCTGGCCCTGAATGCTGCCATTGAGGCGGCCCGTGCCGGTGAGGCTGGCCGTGGTTTTGCCGTGGTAGCCGAGGAGATCAGGAAACTGGCCGAAGGCTCACGTAAATCAGCCAGTGAGATTGCCACACTGGTGGAGGACGTGAAAAAAGATACCGCCTCAGCTGCAACAGCTATCTCCACCATGGAGGGCCGAGTACTGAAAGGGAAAAATGCCACGTTTGAGGCATCCGGAGCCTTTAAGAACATTGCTGCTTCCAGTGGTGAAACACTCCGCACGGCGCAGGACATCCTTACCGCAACGGAAGTTCAGAAAACAACGATCGGTGATGTGGTGAAGTATGTGGAGGAAGTGGTAGCCATTGCCGAGCAGACTGCCTCTGGTACGCAGCAGGTAGCCAGTACAGCCAAGCAGCTTTCCGGTTCGATGCAGGAACTAACCTCCTCTTCTCAGAACCTGAACGATATTGCGGCAGACCTGCAGGTGAGTATCTCTGCCTTTAAGCTGATTGACGGCAACCTTGTCTTTAACGAGCGAAAAGCCTTGATGGCCTCTATTCCGACAAACCATCAGCGCAAGCAAAGAAACCAGACCGGTAACAAAAGAGTGGCAACAGACTCGCCACGCAAAATCAATGATTCAATAAAACTGGGAGGAGACGGCAAGAAGAATTAA
- a CDS encoding chemotaxis protein CheW: MAKESKSQKKTTAPEPAEAQPVAAKAEPAAEKKEPATVDAAREQVNPEMVHLIVFRLGTEEYAIRIDQVKEVTVTPGITRMPRTPDFVKGVANIRGDIIAIIDLEKRFIIRPNPEKAGLTTSYTLVVEADDYSIGVDVKEVPQSLNLPLTKIDKAPSFLQDVSVSENFIEGIAKTDNRLIIVLDMHKILTQDEVNQLPNL; encoded by the coding sequence ATGGCAAAGGAATCAAAATCCCAAAAGAAGACTACTGCGCCTGAACCTGCCGAAGCGCAGCCAGTGGCTGCCAAGGCAGAGCCTGCCGCAGAGAAAAAGGAGCCCGCCACGGTGGATGCTGCCCGCGAACAGGTAAACCCTGAAATGGTGCACCTCATCGTGTTCAGGCTGGGTACCGAGGAGTACGCCATCAGAATAGACCAGGTGAAGGAGGTGACCGTTACTCCCGGTATAACGCGCATGCCGCGCACGCCAGACTTTGTGAAAGGTGTGGCCAACATAAGGGGTGACATCATCGCCATCATTGACCTGGAGAAGCGCTTTATTATCAGACCCAATCCTGAGAAGGCCGGCCTGACGACAAGTTATACCCTGGTGGTGGAGGCTGACGACTACAGCATCGGGGTGGATGTGAAAGAGGTGCCGCAGTCGCTGAACCTGCCGCTGACCAAGATTGACAAGGCCCCCTCTTTTCTGCAGGATGTGAGCGTGAGCGAGAACTTTATCGAGGGCATCGCCAAAACGGACAACAGGCTCATCATCGTGCTGGACATGCACAAGATCCTGACCCAGGATGAGGTAAACCAGTTGCCGAACTTATAA
- a CDS encoding response regulator has product MKRILIVDDSFYMRTMLKNMLTDAGYEIVGEAPNGQTALELARETKPDLITLDVILPDNTGLEVLKGIRAEQPEQKVIIVSAVGQEVIVNEAMEYGAKSYIVKPFSEENVLEVVSKVLAGEPIK; this is encoded by the coding sequence ATGAAAAGAATACTGATTGTAGATGATTCCTTCTACATGCGCACGATGCTGAAGAACATGCTCACCGATGCCGGATACGAGATCGTGGGTGAGGCGCCCAACGGACAAACGGCACTGGAGCTGGCACGCGAGACGAAGCCCGACCTTATCACGCTGGATGTAATCCTGCCCGACAACACGGGGCTGGAGGTGCTGAAGGGCATTCGCGCAGAGCAGCCGGAGCAGAAGGTGATAATTGTGAGCGCAGTAGGCCAGGAGGTTATCGTGAACGAAGCCATGGAATATGGCGCCAAATCATACATCGTGAAGCCTTTCTCCGAGGAAAATGTGCTGGAGGTAGTAAGCAAAGTACTCGCAGGCGAGCCAATTAAGTAG
- a CDS encoding chemotaxis protein CheB, producing MLRVLIADSSSYCRMVLQDIIGSAPGVQVTDLAADGDALLKSLKAKKPELVVLDHDLPKNENLLALKRIFSEVPVPVLLLLQQEQLTLELLKQAVELGVYGVVLKPAKSRYYTNYRGIAREVLQKVMAVHDTDLNDAQLRYKVLQQGVVQLKDMPIGSAVKAVSETVIVIGASTGGTQAVERIIKQLSPELEATVLVALHLPQNFTRTYAERLQALTPLRVVEGRKGLKLKPGNVIVAPGGRNMVVQTVMGNKTNLMIAFSEDKTPLFDQPSIDLLMQSVAQSSVRQVVGVILTGMGKDGTAGAAHIRARGGLVVAQDEETSAIFGMAKSAIESGYINEVLPLQEIPVFLNKFVAGQQVSTTDGTYEIERTGV from the coding sequence ATGTTACGCGTGCTGATTGCGGATAGCTCGAGCTACTGCAGGATGGTTTTGCAGGATATCATTGGTTCAGCACCAGGCGTGCAGGTCACCGACCTGGCAGCTGACGGGGATGCGCTTCTGAAATCGCTGAAGGCTAAGAAACCCGAGCTGGTGGTGTTGGACCACGACCTGCCCAAGAACGAGAATCTGCTTGCCTTGAAGCGCATCTTCAGCGAAGTGCCGGTACCGGTGCTCCTGTTGCTCCAACAGGAGCAGCTCACCCTGGAATTACTGAAGCAGGCCGTGGAGTTGGGCGTTTACGGCGTAGTGCTGAAACCTGCTAAAAGCCGTTACTATACCAATTACAGAGGTATAGCCCGGGAGGTGTTGCAGAAAGTAATGGCGGTGCATGATACCGATTTGAACGATGCGCAGCTCCGCTACAAGGTGCTGCAACAAGGGGTAGTGCAGTTAAAAGACATGCCTATTGGCTCTGCTGTAAAGGCTGTATCAGAAACGGTGATCGTTATTGGTGCCTCTACAGGGGGGACGCAGGCAGTAGAGCGTATCATTAAGCAGCTTTCGCCGGAGCTGGAGGCAACGGTACTCGTAGCGCTGCACCTGCCGCAAAACTTTACCCGCACCTATGCCGAAAGGCTGCAGGCGCTGACGCCCCTTCGGGTGGTGGAAGGCCGGAAAGGGCTGAAACTGAAGCCCGGAAATGTAATTGTGGCGCCGGGAGGAAGAAATATGGTGGTGCAGACGGTGATGGGAAATAAGACGAACCTGATGATCGCTTTCTCCGAGGACAAAACACCGCTGTTTGACCAGCCCTCTATCGATCTGCTCATGCAGTCTGTGGCGCAAAGTTCTGTCAGGCAGGTGGTTGGGGTAATTCTGACAGGCATGGGAAAGGACGGCACCGCTGGTGCCGCTCATATCAGAGCCCGCGGTGGCCTTGTGGTGGCGCAGGATGAGGAAACCTCTGCCATTTTCGGGATGGCTAAATCTGCCATCGAGAGCGGTTATATAAACGAAGTGCTGCCATTGCAGGAAATACCCGTTTTCCTGAACAAGTTTGTGGCAGGGCAGCAGGTCAGTACAACTGACGGTACATATGAAATCGAGAGAACAGGAGTATAA